The region GCGTCGTTGATGATTGCGTTGTTGACAGAGAGTAAGACTTATAATGCGGGCATCGGTGCGATTCAGTATGTATACGGTACAATGACCATCCCGAATTATTATGCATCCGGCAACTACGACTTGCAGCACTGGCTTTCCGTGAGCGCTAATTCAAGTGTAATTTCCCAAGCATTAAGCAGCGGCGGTATCCCTTCAACTGTTTATTATTGGGACACAAATATGGATCGTGTGTGGGTAAAGGCAACGATTAACGGAACGGAATACATGTTTGACCCGGCATTTAAGAAGTATGGTGATACAACCGGCATTGATGTGAAAAGCGCCATGCTTTAGCTCTGCTGACCGCAGCGGGAGGCGAAACAGGTACGGATTACATTCGCAACCTTAATGACAGCGCTCTCCGCAGCAAGCTTGTGGAATACTCAACAAACCTGACATCATTTCTCCGCACAAATTATCCGAATTCTGAAATGTCTGAGATACTCGGAGACAGAAAGATTGTTACTGAAATAACTGAACAGTATCCGGCAGGGTTATAACTATTGGGATGAGGTTCCCGATGCGTTTGTCCATAAAATTCATGTTCAGCATGGGGGGATAGACCGGATGTTTTCAATCCCGGAAATTGCCGGGAAGAAATTGGCGATAACGTATAAAATTGATCCCGGTAATTTGAATGTTTCTAATTCTATTACTCAGCCACCTTTATACACTAACAAATTCACGATCCCCCCAAGTACTGTTTTACCTGCACAAGAAAATCCTCCTGTATTTGTAACTTCTGCTAATTGTGTACCAATTGATGATTTAAGTTCACTGATAAATATGGGCGCAATAACTAATGAGTCTAATAGTTGCACGGAGTGGAAAAGGACGCTTTCTAATCCGTCGGGAAGTCTTGCTCTTATGCGAGTGGACTCAAGTCTGAGTATGGGGTCTGCATACTCATGTACAAATTGTGGTTCACACTTACTGAATATCGGGCAAAGTGTAGAGATAGTTGTAACATTCTCCGGGGCCGGACAATCAAGGGGGACAAAGACAGCGCAACTCCATATTGAACATTGTACTGAATGTATTCATACTGTCATTCAAGAGGACTATGCCTTTACAGGAATGATAATTGAATACCCCAACCTGATCGGCTCATACGGCGCAAGCATGCAAACATTTCTGAATGAGCCTGTTACAAGCTTTGCGCGGATAATAAACAATGGTTCACAGAACCTTACAATTACAGATATGTCACTGACCGGTAATGATCCAAGCTTATTTCAGTTCGGGTTAGAGAGCAACACGGTTCCCGGCGGTGGTTACGTGGATATCCCTTTGCAATACTTAGCTTCTGCACAGGGCGCACACAGTGCGCAAATTCATGTTACATACACATACGAAGGCATAAACTATCAATATGATCTGCCTCTGCAAGGGCAAACCAGACTCAGACCCGATGTTTCCGGCTCCAGTATTAATTTTGGGATACGTTATTACAACCAGAGCACTAATGCGGCAGCACAATTGGTAAACAACGGGGCTCTTGATCTGACGATCAACAGCATAACCTTGACCGGCGCAAATCCGGGACAGTTTCAGATAAGCTGGAATACAGGGACCCTTCCCTCAGGTCAAACCCGCAATATAGACGTAACTTATATGGCTAATGCTGTTGGCTCACACAGCGCGTCAATCGATGTCGCTTTTACATACGATGGGCTTTCGTATTCCATTCAACTGCCGTTGTCGGGAGAAACGATCCCCGTCCCTGCTGCTCAGCTTTGGCTTGATGATGTTTTAATTGACGAAGAGAGCCAGCCGGTTTCGTGGGTTGATAATAATACACTCAGGCCAGCTCTGACCTTAAACATTGATCATCCTTATGCCGCTCCATGTGTCCCGGGTGGACCTCCTGGATGTTATGCCGACCAGCCCTCAACGTATATCCTGAAGCGGGGCGCTTCCTACGCAATTATTTCTGATTTCGGTGGAAGCAAAGATGGCTTGCTGCTAAAGAAGCGCCAAAAAATCCTTAATGATTACCGGGCAATTGACGGACTACAGGACATGTCAAGGGAGGTTAGAACGGAAGCCCTTAACATCGTTGGGCAGACATGGATGCACCAGACTACGATGTCAGATAATTTGCTGAGTCAGTTGGCGAACGTGATCCATGTCAGACATCATCGTTTCGGTATCATGGCGCAGGAAAAAGGCTACTATGTGGATGTCAAGACGCAAATGTATTCCTACACTTCCCGGAACAATACAGCAGATGACGAATATAAGTGCTTTAAGTCCGGCGGTTTTCTTAACAGCGCTATGGAGCATGGGGTGCTTGAGCAGTTGCAGGGCATTGACAGACCGGCAGCTTCCACAATTAAACTTATCACCATAGCCAACACAAACGGAAGTAAAATATTTTTTGCTAACGGAAGTGATTTCCCGGCTATAAGACCCCAATTATCAGGATATAATGAAGAAGACCTGAATGATATTGCAGTTAGAGTCAAGCCGATTGCCGAGGGAGGGGACGGGGCCGTTTATATTCTTCCGGCAAACGGCCTGATTCCTCTTGGACAGTGGCAGGGCAAGGGATACGTGAAGTTTACTAGTTCGGAAATAGGTATGATTATCGGGGGGGATTATTATGGAGGATATGCAGGGTACGAAGGAGACTTGGAAGTTGATCCGGTTTACAATGAGTATTTCCCTGATCTTCTACCTCCTGCCGAAATTTCAAATCCTGTAAGCATGGAGCCTGTGGATATGGCGACGGGAGCGTATACGTTTGAGCATGAAGACCTCTCGCTTGGGGCCGCGGAGCCGATGGGGCTGCATTTCAGGCGTTATTACAATAGTGATAATAACACCCAGGAAAGCTCCCTCGGCTATGGATGGAGCCATAGCTACGACATATATTTGAACGTTCACAGCGATGTTAAATCAGGTCTTGCCATGCGCCAGCCGATAGACGCTGCTGCTTTATTAGTGTCTTCAATCGTTACGCTTGATCTTATGAGTATGAGCCAGGAGCAGCCGGGAATAAAAGAATGGATGACGGCAGTATTGACCAACAAATGGGCGATGGATCAGCTCTTCGAAAATTCCGTTTCGGTACATCTTCAAAACAAGGTCCTTAATTATATCAAGCTGCCGGACGGCATTTCTTACAACCCACCTCCGGGTGAGACAACGCAACTTGTAAAAGAAAACGGCCTATACCGTATCGAAGAACGCTTCGGCACCAAAATATATCTCGATTCAAATAACCGTATCAGCCAGTTAACCGATGTTGACGGAAACGCCATGACCTTCACATATGACAGTAGCGGATTAAAGACTGCGCGGGATGCCTTTGGACGAATGCTAACTTTGCAATATTCAGGGGACAAGATCACTTCGGTCTCGGATTCAGCCGGGAGAACGGTAAATTATTCCTATGGAGCGGACAATTTAACGGCTTATTCTGATCCCGAAGGGAATGGATGGGGCTATGGATATGAAGATTCAAACAACCCTCACAGGATGACCAAATTGACCAACCCAATGATAGTAAATACGGCAATAAATACATATGACAGTCTCGGCAGGGTAAAGACGCAGTCTGTACCACGGCAGGGAAGCAACAATACGAGGGTCAACTACAATTTCTATTTCTCACGCTTTAAAAACATGGAAGAAAATCCTGATGGAAACACCATTGGCTACTATTTCGATGATAAAGGAAGACAGATTGCCAGGGAAAACGAGCTGGGGCATAAAAGCACAACTGAATACGACGGACAAAATCACGTGATCAGGTATACGGATCCTAAATCGAAAGTCACACAATTTCTCTATGATGACAGCAGCCACAACTTAAAAAAGATCACCAATGCCCTCAATGAAGAGACTAAATATTCATACGATTCCCTGTTCAGGCTTAGAGATACAGTTGCCCCGTTGTTTAACGGTGCGCATATCGAATACGATGCAGAGCATCATCCTGTTTTAGCTAAATTCGGCGTAAGATATGATGCGACTCTTTCACCTGTAGACAGCG is a window of Nitrospirota bacterium DNA encoding:
- a CDS encoding choice-of-anchor D domain-containing protein, encoding MRVDSSLSMGSAYSCTNCGSHLLNIGQSVEIVVTFSGAGQSRGTKTAQLHIEHCTECIHTVIQEDYAFTGMIIEYPNLIGSYGASMQTFLNEPVTSFARIINNGSQNLTITDMSLTGNDPSLFQFGLESNTVPGGGYVDIPLQYLASAQGAHSAQIHVTYTYEGINYQYDLPLQGQTRLRPDVSGSSINFGIRYYNQSTNAAAQLVNNGALDLTINSITLTGANPGQFQISWNTGTLPSGQTRNIDVTYMANAVGSHSASIDVAFTYDGLSYSIQLPLSGETIPVPAAQLWLDDVLIDEESQPVSWVDNNTLRPALTLNIDHPYAAPCVPGGPPGCYADQPSTYILKRGASYAIISDFGGSKDGLLLKKRQKILNDYRAIDGLQDMSREVRTEALNIVGQTWMHQTTMSDNLLSQLANVIHVRHHRFGIMAQEKGYYVDVKTQMYSYTSRNNTADDEYKCFKSGGFLNSAMEHGVLEQLQGIDRPAASTIKLITIANTNGSKIFFANGSDFPAIRPQLSGYNEEDLNDIAVRVKPIAEGGDGAVYILPANGLIPLGQWQGKGYVKFTSSEIGMIIGGDYYGGYAGYEGDLEVDPVYNEYFPDLLPPAEISNPVSMEPVDMATGAYTFEHEDLSLGAAEPMGLHFRRYYNSDNNTQESSLGYGWSHSYDIYLNVHSDVKSGLAMRQPIDAAALLVSSIVTLDLMSMSQEQPGIKEWMTAVLTNKWAMDQLFENSVSVHLQNKVLNYIKLPDGISYNPPPGETTQLVKENGLYRIEERFGTKIYLDSNNRISQLTDVDGNAMTFTYDSSGLKTARDAFGRMLTLQYSGDKITSVSDSAGRTVNYSYGADNLTAYSDPEGNGWGYGYEDSNNPHRMTKLTNPMIVNTAINTYDSLGRVKTQSVPRQGSNNTRVNYNFYFSRFKNMEENPDGNTIGYYFDDKGRQIARENELGHKSTTEYDGQNHVIRYTDPKSKVTQFLYDDSSHNLKKITNALNEETKYSYDSLFRLRDTVAPLFNGAHIEYDAEHHPVLAKFGVRYDATLSPVDSGIFQTSASYYANGQTETTSDGRGAVTTLTYDDYGNPNTIRVGSHRFVNYTYYYEIGKIGYLTDQVGSITSFDYDKRGLLESKTDPMGKTTSFTYWSTGNPFSRTDRNNHTIYYSYSLTDKLESITYPDFSTVRLTYNQHDDLSGVQDSVGNISYIYDAAHRLISMTNPYNSAVSYAYDANGNLTELTYPGNKKVVYTYDALNRLNSVMLDWVTPKQTANYYYDAAGRLDYAVNFNGTIMDYDYDNANRLTTLVNKKSDAATLASYSFTLDGNGNRTQIVQDEPLTLSPATDASYAYNAKKNRLLTAGAFSFGYDDEGQLQTGYSSTYSFDYEHRLTGIGSNIQFSYDLVGNRLQAERNGVTTRYIYDAGGNLLAEADGSNNITRYYIHGLGLLAMVTPGNQTYCYHFNAVGSTIAMTDLSQSLVNKYAYDAFGTVTSYAENIPQPFKFVGQFGVMTEPNGFYYMRARYYDPNVGRFISEDPIGFEGGDINLYAYVGNQPVNYNDPNGQFCPWCAVVGGVTGAIGGYTAGTISGDGSTIAALGGGLVGGLAGAIVGLSGVGTFGGGAIGEAAGSIVGGFIGGGVGSIASRQIDNKEFSLSATGVGALAGGLSATIASPVVWGAAALGASEFATSLAGGTMGIMGDTLIGTGAAIHNSWK